The Chitinophaga parva genome has a window encoding:
- a CDS encoding OstA-like protein, which yields MKSFRYGLLLFAATLAMPAVFAQVKKVPPAPIVKPVPVKGGHPVPVKAPPAPVKIQPVVQPALPVPKKDTSAGTVINILKAGVLYSTTKDTVQLTKFIGDVAFRQDNAILSCDSAYLDRKANVMDAYGHVHINQADSIHIYGDYLHYEGFTKQATLRDNARLTDGKVTITGPELHYDMNARIGTYEKGGKLVNGQSVLTSKQGYYYADTKDAYFKNDVLLVDPQYTMSTDTLLYNTETKIATFMAPTTINDGKTVMYTTSGYYNTVDGTGNFGNRPIIEDSTGTVQAETIRVDKLNGKAFADGNVVYHDTINKMSLLSNHAEVDQVKKTVLATQKPVMIMEKDQDTLMMAADTLFSGVITRQEIRAMNRRRDSLEREAKRQDSIRKQNRVTKKARMDAPRHLVAADSLTAKYNTDEEEEETPKLPPLPPAADSVAHISTDSIARLRRQGMDSLRKQLPPGVSTDSVKKLFPARVPLPGDTAARNAFQRMADANVPTDSLEVNFGRQHDSLLVRNGGDTIINRGLLPGHRKPGALNDSTQQDTLPKVAQLPPPPDTAFNAEDTTEQRYVLAYHNVRIWSDSLQGVADSAYYSTIDSTFRMFKNPLLWANIKTQLSGDTIYLFTKDQKADKILLNNNGLIVNETDPGLYNQIKGNMITGYFVDNKLDWMHVDGNAEAIYYIQDSDSAYLSVNKSLAAIINIHFQDNQLYKVVLIKDAEGTMYPFSQRPLDKMLLGNFHWEPARQPKSKYELLGN from the coding sequence ATGAAATCATTCAGATACGGCCTGCTGCTCTTCGCCGCTACCCTGGCCATGCCCGCGGTTTTTGCCCAGGTGAAGAAAGTTCCGCCCGCACCCATCGTAAAACCTGTGCCGGTAAAAGGCGGACACCCCGTGCCTGTGAAAGCACCGCCCGCGCCGGTAAAGATCCAGCCGGTGGTGCAGCCCGCCCTGCCTGTGCCTAAAAAAGACACCTCCGCCGGTACAGTGATCAACATCCTCAAAGCCGGTGTACTGTACAGCACCACCAAGGACACTGTGCAGCTTACCAAATTCATAGGAGACGTGGCTTTCCGCCAGGACAATGCCATCCTCTCCTGCGACAGCGCCTACCTGGACCGCAAAGCCAACGTGATGGATGCCTATGGCCATGTGCACATTAACCAGGCAGACAGCATCCATATCTACGGCGATTACCTGCACTACGAAGGCTTTACCAAACAGGCCACCCTGCGCGATAACGCCCGCCTCACAGACGGTAAGGTGACCATTACCGGCCCCGAACTGCACTATGACATGAACGCCCGCATAGGCACCTACGAGAAAGGAGGCAAGCTGGTGAACGGCCAGAGCGTGCTCACTTCCAAACAAGGCTACTACTATGCAGATACCAAAGACGCTTATTTTAAAAATGATGTACTGCTGGTAGATCCGCAATACACCATGAGCACAGATACCCTGCTGTACAACACGGAAACCAAGATAGCCACCTTCATGGCGCCCACCACCATCAATGACGGCAAAACCGTGATGTACACCACCAGCGGCTATTACAACACCGTGGATGGTACCGGCAATTTCGGCAACCGCCCTATCATCGAAGACAGTACCGGCACCGTGCAGGCAGAAACCATCCGCGTGGACAAGCTGAATGGTAAAGCTTTTGCAGACGGCAACGTGGTGTACCACGACACCATCAATAAAATGTCCCTCCTTTCCAACCACGCAGAAGTGGACCAGGTGAAGAAAACGGTACTGGCCACCCAGAAGCCGGTAATGATCATGGAAAAAGACCAGGATACCCTCATGATGGCCGCTGATACCTTGTTTTCCGGCGTGATCACCCGCCAGGAGATCAGGGCCATGAACCGCCGCAGGGACAGCCTGGAGCGGGAGGCCAAAAGACAGGATTCCATCCGCAAGCAAAACCGCGTTACCAAAAAAGCCAGGATGGATGCCCCACGCCACCTGGTAGCCGCAGATAGCCTTACGGCCAAATACAATACGGACGAAGAAGAAGAGGAAACACCCAAGCTGCCCCCCCTGCCCCCGGCAGCGGACAGTGTGGCCCATATCAGCACAGACAGCATAGCACGCCTGCGTCGCCAGGGGATGGACTCCCTCCGGAAGCAGCTGCCACCGGGCGTTTCCACAGACAGTGTTAAAAAATTATTCCCGGCCCGCGTGCCCCTGCCCGGCGATACGGCCGCCAGGAATGCCTTCCAGCGCATGGCAGACGCCAATGTGCCTACCGATAGTCTGGAGGTCAACTTTGGCCGCCAGCACGATTCCTTGCTGGTCCGCAATGGCGGTGATACCATTATTAACCGCGGTCTGCTGCCCGGCCATCGCAAACCGGGCGCATTAAATGACTCCACGCAGCAGGACACGTTGCCAAAGGTAGCCCAGCTGCCTCCCCCGCCGGATACGGCTTTCAACGCGGAAGACACCACGGAACAGCGTTATGTACTTGCTTACCATAACGTGCGCATCTGGTCAGATTCCCTGCAGGGCGTGGCAGACAGTGCCTACTACTCTACTATCGACTCCACCTTCCGCATGTTTAAAAACCCGCTGCTCTGGGCCAACATCAAAACCCAGCTAAGTGGCGATACCATTTACCTTTTCACCAAAGACCAGAAGGCGGATAAGATCCTGCTGAATAATAACGGCCTCATTGTAAACGAAACGGATCCCGGCTTGTACAACCAGATCAAGGGTAACATGATCACCGGCTATTTTGTAGATAATAAACTGGACTGGATGCACGTGGATGGGAATGCGGAAGCGATCTATTACATCCAGGACTCAGACAGTGCGTACCTGAGTGTGAACAAGTCGCTGGCAGCTATCATCAACATCCATTTCCAGGATAACCAGTTGTATAAAGTAGTGCTGATAAAAGATGCAGAAGGCACCATGTATCCCTTCTCCCAGCG
- a CDS encoding MlaD family protein has product MLKVSNETKVGIIATVAIVMLVIGFNLLKGNSLFSHSFTIYAKYNQVNGLQPANFVQVNGLNVGSVKSLELLDRSGGQILVALRINKKIDIPKNTVARISSDLLGTKTVTLSFGNSPENLQDKDTINSSLDGSITDALKAQLDPLVNKVQGTLTEVDSVLQTVNTIFDATTQQNLKETMGHLNHTMHHFSDASASINVMLDPDKGSVNKTFNNFAAISENLKNNNDKITAILGNAQQTTDALANGQLDSTLHQLQGSVNHLKSILNNIDNSNGTIGLMLNDKNVYNNLQASTSNLNKLLEDLRYNPKRYVHFSLFGKKEKMRPIPADSAK; this is encoded by the coding sequence ATGCTCAAAGTCTCTAATGAAACAAAGGTTGGGATCATCGCCACCGTAGCCATCGTTATGCTGGTGATCGGGTTTAACCTCTTGAAAGGAAATAGTCTCTTTTCCCATTCCTTTACGATCTACGCAAAATACAACCAGGTGAACGGCCTGCAACCTGCCAACTTTGTGCAGGTGAACGGGCTGAATGTAGGCAGCGTGAAAAGCCTGGAGCTGCTGGACCGCAGCGGGGGCCAGATCCTCGTGGCCCTGCGCATCAACAAGAAAATTGACATCCCGAAAAATACCGTGGCCCGCATCAGCAGTGACCTGCTGGGCACCAAAACCGTGACCCTCAGTTTTGGTAACTCCCCGGAAAACCTGCAGGATAAGGACACCATTAATTCCTCCCTGGACGGCTCCATCACGGACGCACTCAAAGCCCAGCTGGACCCGCTGGTAAACAAAGTACAGGGCACCCTCACCGAAGTAGACTCCGTACTGCAAACGGTGAATACCATCTTTGATGCCACCACCCAGCAGAATCTCAAAGAGACCATGGGCCACCTCAATCATACCATGCACCACTTCTCCGATGCCTCCGCATCCATCAATGTAATGCTGGACCCGGACAAAGGCAGCGTGAATAAGACCTTCAACAACTTTGCCGCCATCAGCGAAAACCTTAAGAATAATAACGACAAGATCACCGCTATCCTGGGCAATGCACAGCAAACCACCGATGCACTGGCAAACGGGCAGCTGGACAGCACCCTGCACCAGTTGCAGGGCAGCGTCAACCACCTGAAGTCTATCCTGAATAATATTGATAACAGCAACGGCACCATAGGGCTGATGCTCAACGATAAGAACGTGTATAACAACCTGCAGGCCTCCACCAGCAACCTCAATAAACTGCTGGAAGACCTCCGGTACAATCCTAAACGGTACGTACACTTCTCCCTGTTCGGTAAAAAAGAAAAAATGAGGCCCATCCCTGCTGATTCGGCCAAATGA